Proteins co-encoded in one Juglans regia cultivar Chandler chromosome 16, Walnut 2.0, whole genome shotgun sequence genomic window:
- the LOC108982949 gene encoding probable receptor-like protein kinase At1g49730 isoform X2, producing the protein MGIYATLFLLCLIAIIAMKLPVIMSSDCPLDLSGANITLVGSICSANDDRGKCCRYINAAVAVSIARYANTTGNLGVTTDLSEICKRSISETLELYGVPRNATVFCGFGTKISVNYECTGRKTVTQMLQSPDFVDVSENCKMPLSEETNCRKCINAGIMYLHHLVGAENNTTLSTCRDATFAAIGSQVDGTSAVEIASCFFGVQGLGILPELSPSSLTPEASPSPLVAASPSQLMLGIPLSRKRHPYRLTLIPGVGLAVTAVAVLMLVVLIFLIRRKSRELEDTGNIDKTSSKTFPPPWPLWKFHEGPSSTFHKFSYKEIKKATDGFNTIIGRGGFGTVYKAQLSDGLVAAVKCMNKVSGQREDDFCREIELLARLHHRHLVALRGFCIAKRERFLMYEYMANGSLKDHLHAPGRTPLSWRTRMQIAIDVANALEYLHFYCDPPLCHRDIKSSNILLDENLVAKVADFGLAHASKDGSVCFEPVNTNIRGTPGYMDPEYVVSQEFTEKSDVYSYGVLLLEIVTARQAIQDNKNIVEWSQIYMASESRQHELVDTSIRDYFDLDQLQIVISIVRWCTQREGRDRPSIKQVLRLLYESSDPMQNGLLEALEDEEYEGIEERGRRSKGKTGRHDAISHSGDGRYLASSSSTSRSYCSRSFFLETGSPQSPNNILSV; encoded by the exons ATGGGAATTTACGCGACGCTCTTTTTGCTGTGTTTGATAGCAATTATTGCAATGAAGCTTCCAGTGATAATGTCGTCGG ATTGCCCCTTAGATTTGAGTGGAGCTAATATCACTCTAGTGGGCTCGATCTGCTCCGCTAACGATGACAGAGGAAAGTGTTGCCGCTACATTAATGCTGCTGTTGCAGTTTCCATTGCTCGCTATGCAAATACCACAGGCAACCTTGGGGTTACCACGGATTTGTCTGAAATCTGCAAACGTTCCATATCAGAAACCTTGGAACTGTACGGAGTTCCACGAAATGCAACAGTGTTTTGCGGGTTTGGAACCAAAATCTCAGTTAATTATGAGTGTACGGGTCGGAAAACTGTCACCCAGATGCTGCAGTCTCCAGATTTTGTGGATGTCTCTGAAAATTGCAAAATGCCACTTTCAGAGGAAACTAATTGCAGGAAATGTATAAACGCTGGTATCATGTACCTTCATCATCTGGTAGGAGCAGAAAATAATACGACACTGAGTACGTGCCGTGATGCAACTTTTGCTGCGATTGGAAGCCAAGTTGATGGCACTTCAGCTGTTGAAATTGCAAGCTGTTTCTTTGGAGTTCAAGGTCTTGGCATTCTTCCAG AGCTGTCCCCATCTTCACTCACGCCTGAGGCTTCTCCAAGTCCACTGGTTGCTGCAAGCCCAAGCCAACTAATGTTGGGCATACCCTTGTCTAGAAAGCGCCATCCCTATCGACTGACATTGATTCCAGGTGTTGGACTTGCAGTTACTGCAGTTGCTGTTCTAATGCTTGTTGTCTTGATATTTCTTATTCGTAGAAAAAGCAGAGAGCTGGAGGATACTGGAAATATAGATAAGACATCTTCAAAAACTTTTCCTCCTCCTTGGCCCCTGTGGAAATTCCATGAAG GCCCTTCGTCTACGTTCCATAAATTCAGCTACAAGGAGATAAAGAAGGCAACCGACGGTTTTAACACTATCATTGGGCGAGGAGGATTCGGAACAGTATACAAGGCTCAACTTAGTGATGGCTTAGTGGCAGCAGTAAAATGTATGAACAAAGTTTCAGGGCAGAGGGAGGATGACTTCTGCAGAGAGATCGAGCTTCTTGCTAGATTGCATCATCGCCATCTTGTTGCTCTAAGGGGCTTTTGCATTGCAAAACGTGAGAG GTTTCTCATGTATGAGTATATGGCAAATGGAAGCTTAAAGGATCATCTTCATG CTCCTGGTAGAACCCCTCTCAGTTGGCGAACTAGGATGCAGATTGCAATAGATGTGGCTAATGCGCTG GAGTACCTCCATTTCTACTGTGACCCTCCTCTGTGCCACAGAGATATTAAGTCCAGCAACATTTTACTGGATGAGAACCTCGTGGCTAAG GTTGCAGACTTTGGCCTTGCACATGCTTCAAAAGATGGTTCTGTTTGCTTTGAGCCAGTAAATACTAATATCCGGGGAACTCCAG GTTATATGGATCCTGAATATGTTGTCAGTCAAGAATTCACTGAGAAAAGCGATGTTTACAGCTATGGCGTGCTACTTTTGGAGATAGTGACTGCAAGGCAAGCAATACAAGACAACAAGAATATAGTGGAATGGTCCCAAATATATATGGCATCAGAATCAAGGCAGCACGAACTTGTGGATACTAGTATCAGGGATTATTTTGACTTAGACCAGCTTCAAATAGTAATCTCTATTGTGAGATGGTGTACCCAGAGAGAAGGCAGAGATAGGCCTTCAATTAAACAGGTTCTTAGGCTTCTGTATGAGAGTTCTGACCCAATGCAAAATGGCCTTTTAGAAGCACTGGAAGATGAAGAGTATGAAGGAATTgaagagagaggaaggagaagCAAGGGCAAAACAGGTCGGCATGATGCAATTTCTCACAGTGGAGATGGTAGATATCTTGCTTCTTCCTCAAGCACATCTAGGTCATATTGTAGTAGGAGCTTTTTTCTTGAAACTGGCTCTCCGCAGTCTCCGAACAATATACTCTCTGTTTGA
- the LOC108982949 gene encoding probable receptor-like protein kinase At1g49730 isoform X1: MGIYATLFLLCLIAIIAMKLPVIMSSDCPLDLSGANITLVGSICSANDDRGKCCRYINAAVAVSIARYANTTGNLGVTTDLSEICKRSISETLELYGVPRNATVFCGFGTKISVNYECTGRKTVTQMLQSPDFVDVSENCKMPLSEETNCRKCINAGIMYLHHLVGAENNTTLSTCRDATFAAIGSQVDGTSAVEIASCFFGVQGLGILPELSPSSLTPEASPSPLVAASPSQLMLGIPLSRKRHPYRLTLIPGVGLAVTAVAVLMLVVLIFLIRRKSRELEDTGNIDKTSSKTFPPPWPLWKFHEGAGPSSTFHKFSYKEIKKATDGFNTIIGRGGFGTVYKAQLSDGLVAAVKCMNKVSGQREDDFCREIELLARLHHRHLVALRGFCIAKRERFLMYEYMANGSLKDHLHAPGRTPLSWRTRMQIAIDVANALEYLHFYCDPPLCHRDIKSSNILLDENLVAKVADFGLAHASKDGSVCFEPVNTNIRGTPGYMDPEYVVSQEFTEKSDVYSYGVLLLEIVTARQAIQDNKNIVEWSQIYMASESRQHELVDTSIRDYFDLDQLQIVISIVRWCTQREGRDRPSIKQVLRLLYESSDPMQNGLLEALEDEEYEGIEERGRRSKGKTGRHDAISHSGDGRYLASSSSTSRSYCSRSFFLETGSPQSPNNILSV; encoded by the exons ATGGGAATTTACGCGACGCTCTTTTTGCTGTGTTTGATAGCAATTATTGCAATGAAGCTTCCAGTGATAATGTCGTCGG ATTGCCCCTTAGATTTGAGTGGAGCTAATATCACTCTAGTGGGCTCGATCTGCTCCGCTAACGATGACAGAGGAAAGTGTTGCCGCTACATTAATGCTGCTGTTGCAGTTTCCATTGCTCGCTATGCAAATACCACAGGCAACCTTGGGGTTACCACGGATTTGTCTGAAATCTGCAAACGTTCCATATCAGAAACCTTGGAACTGTACGGAGTTCCACGAAATGCAACAGTGTTTTGCGGGTTTGGAACCAAAATCTCAGTTAATTATGAGTGTACGGGTCGGAAAACTGTCACCCAGATGCTGCAGTCTCCAGATTTTGTGGATGTCTCTGAAAATTGCAAAATGCCACTTTCAGAGGAAACTAATTGCAGGAAATGTATAAACGCTGGTATCATGTACCTTCATCATCTGGTAGGAGCAGAAAATAATACGACACTGAGTACGTGCCGTGATGCAACTTTTGCTGCGATTGGAAGCCAAGTTGATGGCACTTCAGCTGTTGAAATTGCAAGCTGTTTCTTTGGAGTTCAAGGTCTTGGCATTCTTCCAG AGCTGTCCCCATCTTCACTCACGCCTGAGGCTTCTCCAAGTCCACTGGTTGCTGCAAGCCCAAGCCAACTAATGTTGGGCATACCCTTGTCTAGAAAGCGCCATCCCTATCGACTGACATTGATTCCAGGTGTTGGACTTGCAGTTACTGCAGTTGCTGTTCTAATGCTTGTTGTCTTGATATTTCTTATTCGTAGAAAAAGCAGAGAGCTGGAGGATACTGGAAATATAGATAAGACATCTTCAAAAACTTTTCCTCCTCCTTGGCCCCTGTGGAAATTCCATGAAG GTGCAGGCCCTTCGTCTACGTTCCATAAATTCAGCTACAAGGAGATAAAGAAGGCAACCGACGGTTTTAACACTATCATTGGGCGAGGAGGATTCGGAACAGTATACAAGGCTCAACTTAGTGATGGCTTAGTGGCAGCAGTAAAATGTATGAACAAAGTTTCAGGGCAGAGGGAGGATGACTTCTGCAGAGAGATCGAGCTTCTTGCTAGATTGCATCATCGCCATCTTGTTGCTCTAAGGGGCTTTTGCATTGCAAAACGTGAGAG GTTTCTCATGTATGAGTATATGGCAAATGGAAGCTTAAAGGATCATCTTCATG CTCCTGGTAGAACCCCTCTCAGTTGGCGAACTAGGATGCAGATTGCAATAGATGTGGCTAATGCGCTG GAGTACCTCCATTTCTACTGTGACCCTCCTCTGTGCCACAGAGATATTAAGTCCAGCAACATTTTACTGGATGAGAACCTCGTGGCTAAG GTTGCAGACTTTGGCCTTGCACATGCTTCAAAAGATGGTTCTGTTTGCTTTGAGCCAGTAAATACTAATATCCGGGGAACTCCAG GTTATATGGATCCTGAATATGTTGTCAGTCAAGAATTCACTGAGAAAAGCGATGTTTACAGCTATGGCGTGCTACTTTTGGAGATAGTGACTGCAAGGCAAGCAATACAAGACAACAAGAATATAGTGGAATGGTCCCAAATATATATGGCATCAGAATCAAGGCAGCACGAACTTGTGGATACTAGTATCAGGGATTATTTTGACTTAGACCAGCTTCAAATAGTAATCTCTATTGTGAGATGGTGTACCCAGAGAGAAGGCAGAGATAGGCCTTCAATTAAACAGGTTCTTAGGCTTCTGTATGAGAGTTCTGACCCAATGCAAAATGGCCTTTTAGAAGCACTGGAAGATGAAGAGTATGAAGGAATTgaagagagaggaaggagaagCAAGGGCAAAACAGGTCGGCATGATGCAATTTCTCACAGTGGAGATGGTAGATATCTTGCTTCTTCCTCAAGCACATCTAGGTCATATTGTAGTAGGAGCTTTTTTCTTGAAACTGGCTCTCCGCAGTCTCCGAACAATATACTCTCTGTTTGA
- the LOC108982949 gene encoding probable receptor-like protein kinase At1g49730 isoform X3 — translation MGIYATLFLLCLIAIIAMKLPVIMSSDCPLDLSGANITLVGSICSANDDRGKCCRYINAAVAVSIARYANTTGNLGVTTDLSEICKRSISETLELYGVPRNATVFCGFGTKISVNYECTGRKTVTQMLQSPDFVDVSENCKMPLSEETNCRKCINAGIMYLHHLVGAENNTTLSTCRDATFAAIGSQVDGTSAVEIASCFFGVQELSPSSLTPEASPSPLVAASPSQLMLGIPLSRKRHPYRLTLIPGVGLAVTAVAVLMLVVLIFLIRRKSRELEDTGNIDKTSSKTFPPPWPLWKFHEGAGPSSTFHKFSYKEIKKATDGFNTIIGRGGFGTVYKAQLSDGLVAAVKCMNKVSGQREDDFCREIELLARLHHRHLVALRGFCIAKRERFLMYEYMANGSLKDHLHAPGRTPLSWRTRMQIAIDVANALEYLHFYCDPPLCHRDIKSSNILLDENLVAKVADFGLAHASKDGSVCFEPVNTNIRGTPGYMDPEYVVSQEFTEKSDVYSYGVLLLEIVTARQAIQDNKNIVEWSQIYMASESRQHELVDTSIRDYFDLDQLQIVISIVRWCTQREGRDRPSIKQVLRLLYESSDPMQNGLLEALEDEEYEGIEERGRRSKGKTGRHDAISHSGDGRYLASSSSTSRSYCSRSFFLETGSPQSPNNILSV, via the exons ATGGGAATTTACGCGACGCTCTTTTTGCTGTGTTTGATAGCAATTATTGCAATGAAGCTTCCAGTGATAATGTCGTCGG ATTGCCCCTTAGATTTGAGTGGAGCTAATATCACTCTAGTGGGCTCGATCTGCTCCGCTAACGATGACAGAGGAAAGTGTTGCCGCTACATTAATGCTGCTGTTGCAGTTTCCATTGCTCGCTATGCAAATACCACAGGCAACCTTGGGGTTACCACGGATTTGTCTGAAATCTGCAAACGTTCCATATCAGAAACCTTGGAACTGTACGGAGTTCCACGAAATGCAACAGTGTTTTGCGGGTTTGGAACCAAAATCTCAGTTAATTATGAGTGTACGGGTCGGAAAACTGTCACCCAGATGCTGCAGTCTCCAGATTTTGTGGATGTCTCTGAAAATTGCAAAATGCCACTTTCAGAGGAAACTAATTGCAGGAAATGTATAAACGCTGGTATCATGTACCTTCATCATCTGGTAGGAGCAGAAAATAATACGACACTGAGTACGTGCCGTGATGCAACTTTTGCTGCGATTGGAAGCCAAGTTGATGGCACTTCAGCTGTTGAAATTGCAAGCTGTTTCTTTGGAGTTCAAG AGCTGTCCCCATCTTCACTCACGCCTGAGGCTTCTCCAAGTCCACTGGTTGCTGCAAGCCCAAGCCAACTAATGTTGGGCATACCCTTGTCTAGAAAGCGCCATCCCTATCGACTGACATTGATTCCAGGTGTTGGACTTGCAGTTACTGCAGTTGCTGTTCTAATGCTTGTTGTCTTGATATTTCTTATTCGTAGAAAAAGCAGAGAGCTGGAGGATACTGGAAATATAGATAAGACATCTTCAAAAACTTTTCCTCCTCCTTGGCCCCTGTGGAAATTCCATGAAG GTGCAGGCCCTTCGTCTACGTTCCATAAATTCAGCTACAAGGAGATAAAGAAGGCAACCGACGGTTTTAACACTATCATTGGGCGAGGAGGATTCGGAACAGTATACAAGGCTCAACTTAGTGATGGCTTAGTGGCAGCAGTAAAATGTATGAACAAAGTTTCAGGGCAGAGGGAGGATGACTTCTGCAGAGAGATCGAGCTTCTTGCTAGATTGCATCATCGCCATCTTGTTGCTCTAAGGGGCTTTTGCATTGCAAAACGTGAGAG GTTTCTCATGTATGAGTATATGGCAAATGGAAGCTTAAAGGATCATCTTCATG CTCCTGGTAGAACCCCTCTCAGTTGGCGAACTAGGATGCAGATTGCAATAGATGTGGCTAATGCGCTG GAGTACCTCCATTTCTACTGTGACCCTCCTCTGTGCCACAGAGATATTAAGTCCAGCAACATTTTACTGGATGAGAACCTCGTGGCTAAG GTTGCAGACTTTGGCCTTGCACATGCTTCAAAAGATGGTTCTGTTTGCTTTGAGCCAGTAAATACTAATATCCGGGGAACTCCAG GTTATATGGATCCTGAATATGTTGTCAGTCAAGAATTCACTGAGAAAAGCGATGTTTACAGCTATGGCGTGCTACTTTTGGAGATAGTGACTGCAAGGCAAGCAATACAAGACAACAAGAATATAGTGGAATGGTCCCAAATATATATGGCATCAGAATCAAGGCAGCACGAACTTGTGGATACTAGTATCAGGGATTATTTTGACTTAGACCAGCTTCAAATAGTAATCTCTATTGTGAGATGGTGTACCCAGAGAGAAGGCAGAGATAGGCCTTCAATTAAACAGGTTCTTAGGCTTCTGTATGAGAGTTCTGACCCAATGCAAAATGGCCTTTTAGAAGCACTGGAAGATGAAGAGTATGAAGGAATTgaagagagaggaaggagaagCAAGGGCAAAACAGGTCGGCATGATGCAATTTCTCACAGTGGAGATGGTAGATATCTTGCTTCTTCCTCAAGCACATCTAGGTCATATTGTAGTAGGAGCTTTTTTCTTGAAACTGGCTCTCCGCAGTCTCCGAACAATATACTCTCTGTTTGA
- the LOC108982950 gene encoding cold-regulated protein 27-like produces MGEGLRPSIRSVLSPDPEATGRFRSDLTEWTDEKHSLYIDSLEASFVTKLQQSMHMHAWHSQANTWGSYSAEEPRSKSTGNSSDLFVVLRDGSWQKINFERNVPLLDSTAYSQVVLRSPWIRHFTSSGKRRCVRSPNVQEHCVLYDEGTYVKGHLFCGSS; encoded by the exons ATGGGAGAGGGACTCCGGCCTAGTATTCGGTCAGTACTGTCTCCCGATCCCGAGGCAACGGGGAGATTCCGGAGCGACTTGACAGAATGGACAGACGAAAAGCACAGTCTGTATATTGATTCTCTAGAGGCATCATTCGTTACCAAGCTGCAGCAATCCATGCATATGCATGCTTGGCACTCCCAAGCAAACACCTGGGGATCATATTCAGCTGAAGAACCTCGATCCAAAAGTACTGGCAATTCTTCTGACCTG TTTGTGGTTCTACGAGATGGCAGCTGGCAGAAGATCAACTTTGAAAGAAATGTTCCTTTGTTGGACAGCACTGCTTATTCTCAGGTTGTTCTAAGAAGTCCATGGATACGCCATTTTACATCTTCAGGAAAGCGGCGCTGTGTAAGATCTCCAAATGTCCAAGAACACTGCGTTCTTTACGATGAAGGAACTTACGTAAAAGGGCATTTATTCTGTGGATCATCGTGA
- the LOC108982947 gene encoding bZIP transcription factor 46-like isoform X1, which translates to MGSYVDLDFKKIDDASPGDGSNEKPQGDYALTQQPSIYSLTFDEFQNTLGDQGKDFGSMNMDELLKNIWTAEETQAMTSLAGGRDGNVLGGNLQRQGSLTLPWTLGQKTVDEVWRDLIRESSWYGALDGSVTGGSNLPQRQQTLGEMTLEEFLMRAGALGEDIELTRRLTGFYGELSQPNDNTSLAFEFQQPSRSNGVFVNQITENNNSIPTQPASLALNAGRVRSPRQQIQQQQQQPLFPKPSTVPFASPIHLVNNAQLACPQSRSTVVGVAKPTVNTGLVQNGRISKVGLGPGAISSVAGSAASQILSNVIAKNGVHTASLPPVSYVFGQERRCGVNEKVVERRQRRMIKNRESAARSRARKQAYTLELEAEVAKLKEMNQELQEKQEEIMEMQNNQVDVPLDISYKVLDQMNQQWGSKRQCLKRTLTGPW; encoded by the exons atgGGGTCTTATGTGGATTTGGATTTCAAGAAAATCGATGATGCATCACCTGGGGATGGAAGTAATGAGAAGCCACAAGGAGATTATGCGTTGACTCAGCAGCCTTCTATATACTCCTTGACATTTGATGAGTTCCAGAACACCTTGGGTGACCAAGGAAAGGATTTCGGATCCATGAATATGGATgaacttttgaaaaatatatggactGCTGAGGAGACTCAAGCCATGACATCTTTGGCTGGTGGAAGGGATGGAAATGTCCTGGGTGGGAATTTGCAGAGGCAAGGATCTTTGACATTGCCATGGACACTTGGTCAGAAAACTGTTGATGAAGTTTGGAGAGACTTGATTAGGGAAAGTAGTTGGTACGGTGCTCTAGATGGGAGCGTCACTGGGGGATCAAATTTGCCGCAGAGGCAACAAACTCTGGGAGAGATGACTTTAGAAGAGTTTTTGATGAGAGCGGGAGCGCTGGGAGAAGATATCGAACTAACTAGAAGGCTTACTGGATTCTATGGTGAACTATCTCAACCAAATGATAATACCAGTTTAGCTTTTGAGTTTCAACAGCCAAGTCGAAGTAATGGTGTCTTTGTCAATCAGATAACAGAGAACAATAATTCAATTCCTACTCAACCTGCTAGTTTAGCACTGAATGCAGGTCGAGTTAGGTCTCCTCGCCAACAAattcagcagcagcagcaacaaccaCTCTTCCCCAAACCTTCGACTGTGCCTTTTGCCTCTCCCATACATCTAGTAAACAATGCTCAGCTTGCTTGCCCGCAAAGTAGGAGTACAGTCGTTGGAGTTGCAAAGCCTACTGTGAATACTGGTTTAGTCCAGAATGGACGAATTAGCAAGGTTGGTTTGGGTCCTGGGGCTATCTCTAGTGTGGCTGGATCCGCTGCAAGTCAGATATTATCAAATGTGATTGCAAAGAATGGTGTACATACGGCTTCATTGCCACCAGTTTCATATGTATTTGGCCAGGAAAGGAGATGCGGGGTTAATGAGAAAGTAGTTGAGAGAAGGCAAAGGAGAATGATCAAGAACAGAGAGTCAGCTGCAAGATCACGGGCTCGTAAGCAG GCATATACCTTGGAACTGGAAGCAGAAGTTGCAAAACTCAAAGAAATGAACCAAGAATTACAGGAAAAACAG GAAGAAATTATGGAGATGCAGAATAACCAGGTAGATGTCCCCTTAGATATTTCTTATAAG GTATTAGATCAAATGAATCAGCAGTGGGGAAGCAAAAGACAGTGCTTGAAAAGGACACTGACGGGCCCTTGGTAG
- the LOC108982947 gene encoding bZIP transcription factor 46-like isoform X2 → MGSYVDLDFKKIDDASPGDGSNEKPQGDYALTQQPSIYSLTFDEFQNTLGDQGKDFGSMNMDELLKNIWTAEETQAMTSLAGGRDGNVLGGNLQRQGSLTLPWTLGQKTVDEVWRDLIRESSWYGALDGSVTGGSNLPQRQQTLGEMTLEEFLMRAGALGEDIELTRRLTGFYGELSQPNDNTSLAFEFQQPSRSNGVFVNQITENNNSIPTQPASLALNAGRVRSPRQQIQQQQQQPLFPKPSTVPFASPIHLVNNAQLACPQSRSTVVGVAKPTVNTGLVQNGRISKVGLGPGAISSVAGSAASQILSNVIAKNGVHTASLPPVSYVFGQERRCGVNEKVVERRQRRMIKNRESAARSRARKQAYTLELEAEVAKLKEMNQELQEKQEEIMEMQNNQVLDQMNQQWGSKRQCLKRTLTGPW, encoded by the exons atgGGGTCTTATGTGGATTTGGATTTCAAGAAAATCGATGATGCATCACCTGGGGATGGAAGTAATGAGAAGCCACAAGGAGATTATGCGTTGACTCAGCAGCCTTCTATATACTCCTTGACATTTGATGAGTTCCAGAACACCTTGGGTGACCAAGGAAAGGATTTCGGATCCATGAATATGGATgaacttttgaaaaatatatggactGCTGAGGAGACTCAAGCCATGACATCTTTGGCTGGTGGAAGGGATGGAAATGTCCTGGGTGGGAATTTGCAGAGGCAAGGATCTTTGACATTGCCATGGACACTTGGTCAGAAAACTGTTGATGAAGTTTGGAGAGACTTGATTAGGGAAAGTAGTTGGTACGGTGCTCTAGATGGGAGCGTCACTGGGGGATCAAATTTGCCGCAGAGGCAACAAACTCTGGGAGAGATGACTTTAGAAGAGTTTTTGATGAGAGCGGGAGCGCTGGGAGAAGATATCGAACTAACTAGAAGGCTTACTGGATTCTATGGTGAACTATCTCAACCAAATGATAATACCAGTTTAGCTTTTGAGTTTCAACAGCCAAGTCGAAGTAATGGTGTCTTTGTCAATCAGATAACAGAGAACAATAATTCAATTCCTACTCAACCTGCTAGTTTAGCACTGAATGCAGGTCGAGTTAGGTCTCCTCGCCAACAAattcagcagcagcagcaacaaccaCTCTTCCCCAAACCTTCGACTGTGCCTTTTGCCTCTCCCATACATCTAGTAAACAATGCTCAGCTTGCTTGCCCGCAAAGTAGGAGTACAGTCGTTGGAGTTGCAAAGCCTACTGTGAATACTGGTTTAGTCCAGAATGGACGAATTAGCAAGGTTGGTTTGGGTCCTGGGGCTATCTCTAGTGTGGCTGGATCCGCTGCAAGTCAGATATTATCAAATGTGATTGCAAAGAATGGTGTACATACGGCTTCATTGCCACCAGTTTCATATGTATTTGGCCAGGAAAGGAGATGCGGGGTTAATGAGAAAGTAGTTGAGAGAAGGCAAAGGAGAATGATCAAGAACAGAGAGTCAGCTGCAAGATCACGGGCTCGTAAGCAG GCATATACCTTGGAACTGGAAGCAGAAGTTGCAAAACTCAAAGAAATGAACCAAGAATTACAGGAAAAACAG GAAGAAATTATGGAGATGCAGAATAACCAG GTATTAGATCAAATGAATCAGCAGTGGGGAAGCAAAAGACAGTGCTTGAAAAGGACACTGACGGGCCCTTGGTAG
- the LOC108982947 gene encoding bZIP transcription factor 46-like isoform X3 — protein sequence MGSYVDLDFKKIDDASPGDGSNEKPQGDYALTQQPSIYSLTFDEFQNTLGDQGKDFGSMNMDELLKNIWTAEETQAMTSLAGGRDGNVLGGNLQRQGSLTLPWTLGQKTVDEVWRDLIRESSWYGALDGSVTGGSNLPQRQQTLGEMTLEEFLMRAGALGEDIELTRRLTGFYGELSQPNDNTSLAFEFQQPSRSNGVFVNQITENNNSIPTQPASLALNAGRVRSPRQQIQQQQQQPLFPKPSTVPFASPIHLVNNAQLACPQSRSTVVGVAKPTVNTGLVQNGRISKVGLGPGAISSVAGSAASQILSNVIAKNGVHTASLPPVSYVFGQERRCGVNEKVVERRQRRMIKNRESAARSRARKQAYTLELEAEVAKLKEMNQELQEKQEEIMEMQNNQVDVPLDISYKVKKSQL from the exons atgGGGTCTTATGTGGATTTGGATTTCAAGAAAATCGATGATGCATCACCTGGGGATGGAAGTAATGAGAAGCCACAAGGAGATTATGCGTTGACTCAGCAGCCTTCTATATACTCCTTGACATTTGATGAGTTCCAGAACACCTTGGGTGACCAAGGAAAGGATTTCGGATCCATGAATATGGATgaacttttgaaaaatatatggactGCTGAGGAGACTCAAGCCATGACATCTTTGGCTGGTGGAAGGGATGGAAATGTCCTGGGTGGGAATTTGCAGAGGCAAGGATCTTTGACATTGCCATGGACACTTGGTCAGAAAACTGTTGATGAAGTTTGGAGAGACTTGATTAGGGAAAGTAGTTGGTACGGTGCTCTAGATGGGAGCGTCACTGGGGGATCAAATTTGCCGCAGAGGCAACAAACTCTGGGAGAGATGACTTTAGAAGAGTTTTTGATGAGAGCGGGAGCGCTGGGAGAAGATATCGAACTAACTAGAAGGCTTACTGGATTCTATGGTGAACTATCTCAACCAAATGATAATACCAGTTTAGCTTTTGAGTTTCAACAGCCAAGTCGAAGTAATGGTGTCTTTGTCAATCAGATAACAGAGAACAATAATTCAATTCCTACTCAACCTGCTAGTTTAGCACTGAATGCAGGTCGAGTTAGGTCTCCTCGCCAACAAattcagcagcagcagcaacaaccaCTCTTCCCCAAACCTTCGACTGTGCCTTTTGCCTCTCCCATACATCTAGTAAACAATGCTCAGCTTGCTTGCCCGCAAAGTAGGAGTACAGTCGTTGGAGTTGCAAAGCCTACTGTGAATACTGGTTTAGTCCAGAATGGACGAATTAGCAAGGTTGGTTTGGGTCCTGGGGCTATCTCTAGTGTGGCTGGATCCGCTGCAAGTCAGATATTATCAAATGTGATTGCAAAGAATGGTGTACATACGGCTTCATTGCCACCAGTTTCATATGTATTTGGCCAGGAAAGGAGATGCGGGGTTAATGAGAAAGTAGTTGAGAGAAGGCAAAGGAGAATGATCAAGAACAGAGAGTCAGCTGCAAGATCACGGGCTCGTAAGCAG GCATATACCTTGGAACTGGAAGCAGAAGTTGCAAAACTCAAAGAAATGAACCAAGAATTACAGGAAAAACAG GAAGAAATTATGGAGATGCAGAATAACCAGGTAGATGTCCCCTTAGATATTTCTTATAAG GTTAAGAAATCTCAACTGTAG